A genomic window from Phoenix dactylifera cultivar Barhee BC4 unplaced genomic scaffold, palm_55x_up_171113_PBpolish2nd_filt_p 000472F, whole genome shotgun sequence includes:
- the LOC120106125 gene encoding uncharacterized protein LOC120106125 isoform X1 produces the protein MAVFHFLKHSLLFIAPALRLCCFRSYSLSSAFLSLLILILSFLSPAFIFKRKKLCEASSMEMPVESKDDVKILLHDQAAKEENASGEEQPCRLNDPADAGRVGRPLEREDMEVEMAVAGGEGKSLVFSISNDDMLRGDMDCIPFACSSCSISDDESLSRAISWSSRCSESLSSEDEDLIEIAVPDGHYIERKESNALWPRSAADFLPNFLPEAVFRQHGLMELLSEINEDDNLIEIDIVMGSIKCSSLGINA, from the coding sequence ATGGCTGTTTTTCATTTCCTCAAACATTCCCTACTGTTTATTGCTCCTGCCCTTCGTCTTTGCTGTTTTCGCAGTTACAGTCTCTCTTcagcttttctttctttgttaattttgaTTCTATCATTTCTTTCCCCTGCCTTCATCTTTAAGAGAAAAAAGCTTTGTGAGGCCAGCTCAATGGAGATGCCAGTGGAATCAAAGGATGATGTGAAGATTCTGCTACATGATCAGGCTGCCAAGGAAGAGAATGCATCTGGAGAAGAGCAACCATGTCGGCTAAATGATCCTGCTGATGCTGGGCGTGTAGGCCGTCCATTGGAACGCGAAGATATGGAGGTGGAAATGGCTGTTGCTGGAGGCGAGGGGAAGAGCTTAGTTTTCTCCATTAGTAATGATGATATGTTGCGTGGAGATATGGATTGCATTCCATtcgcatgttcatcttgttcgaTTTCTGACGACGAGTCATTATCTAGGGCTATATCTTGGTCTTCAAGATGCTCAGAAAGTCTGAGCTCAGAGGATGAGGATCTTATCGAGATTGCCGTCCCTGATGGCCATTATATCGAGCGCAAGGAGTCCAATGCACTGTGGCCAAGATCGGCCGCAGATTTCCTGCCAAACTTCTTGCCAGAAGCAGTGTTCAGGCAACATGGGCTTATGGAACTGTTATCTGAGATCAATGAGGACGACAATTTGATCGAGATTGACATTGTCATGGGCTCCATTAAATGCTCAAGCTTGGGAATCAATGCATAA
- the LOC120106125 gene encoding uncharacterized protein LOC120106125 isoform X2: MEMPVESKDDVKILLHDQAAKEENASGEEQPCRLNDPADAGRVGRPLEREDMEVEMAVAGGEGKSLVFSISNDDMLRGDMDCIPFACSSCSISDDESLSRAISWSSRCSESLSSEDEDLIEIAVPDGHYIERKESNALWPRSAADFLPNFLPEAVFRQHGLMELLSEINEDDNLIEIDIVMGSIKCSSLGINA, translated from the coding sequence ATGGAGATGCCAGTGGAATCAAAGGATGATGTGAAGATTCTGCTACATGATCAGGCTGCCAAGGAAGAGAATGCATCTGGAGAAGAGCAACCATGTCGGCTAAATGATCCTGCTGATGCTGGGCGTGTAGGCCGTCCATTGGAACGCGAAGATATGGAGGTGGAAATGGCTGTTGCTGGAGGCGAGGGGAAGAGCTTAGTTTTCTCCATTAGTAATGATGATATGTTGCGTGGAGATATGGATTGCATTCCATtcgcatgttcatcttgttcgaTTTCTGACGACGAGTCATTATCTAGGGCTATATCTTGGTCTTCAAGATGCTCAGAAAGTCTGAGCTCAGAGGATGAGGATCTTATCGAGATTGCCGTCCCTGATGGCCATTATATCGAGCGCAAGGAGTCCAATGCACTGTGGCCAAGATCGGCCGCAGATTTCCTGCCAAACTTCTTGCCAGAAGCAGTGTTCAGGCAACATGGGCTTATGGAACTGTTATCTGAGATCAATGAGGACGACAATTTGATCGAGATTGACATTGTCATGGGCTCCATTAAATGCTCAAGCTTGGGAATCAATGCATAA